One Actinomycetes bacterium DNA segment encodes these proteins:
- a CDS encoding ATP-binding cassette domain-containing protein, with translation MSIQVRSSAEQAWEPAIRVRALEKSYGELRVLRGVDLDVAPGSILALLGSNGAGKTTIVKILSTLLRSDAGTVTVAGFDVATQPAHVRESISLTGQFAAVDEILTGRENLVLMARLRHMRGARRIADDLLTRFQLADAAQRRVATYSGGMRRRLDIAMSLIGSPPVIFLDEPTAGLDPQSRVEVWNSVKELAGRGTTVLLTTQYLDEAEQLADRMAILHEGRIIANGTLADLRQLLPPAKIEYVEKQPTLEDVFLAIVGNARHEEQS, from the coding sequence ATGTCCATACAAGTCCGGAGTAGCGCAGAGCAGGCATGGGAGCCCGCAATCCGCGTCCGAGCCCTGGAGAAGTCCTATGGCGAGCTCCGCGTGCTGCGTGGCGTGGATCTCGACGTTGCGCCGGGGAGCATCCTCGCCCTGCTCGGCTCGAACGGCGCGGGGAAAACCACAATCGTGAAGATCCTTTCCACGCTGCTCAGAAGCGATGCGGGGACGGTCACCGTCGCCGGCTTCGACGTTGCCACGCAACCGGCGCACGTACGCGAGTCCATCAGCCTCACCGGACAATTCGCCGCCGTAGACGAGATCCTTACCGGGCGGGAGAACCTGGTCCTGATGGCCCGGTTGCGCCACATGAGGGGCGCCCGTCGCATCGCGGATGACCTGCTGACGCGTTTCCAGCTCGCCGACGCGGCGCAACGGCGGGTGGCGACGTACTCCGGAGGCATGCGCCGCCGGCTGGACATCGCCATGAGCCTCATCGGCAGTCCGCCGGTCATCTTCCTCGACGAGCCGACCGCCGGGCTCGACCCGCAGTCACGCGTCGAGGTGTGGAACAGCGTCAAGGAGCTGGCGGGGAGGGGCACGACGGTGCTTCTCACCACACAGTACCTGGACGAGGCCGAACAGCTCGCCGACCGGATGGCGATCCTTCATGAGGGGCGGATCATCGCAAACGGCACCCTCGCGGATCTCAGGCAGCTGTTGCCGCCCGCCAAGATCGAGTACGTCGAGAAGCAGCCGACGCTCGAGGATGTCTTCCTCGCCATCGTCGGAAACGCGAGGCATGAGGAACAGTCTTGA